The nucleotide sequence CCATCGTTGATTCAAGCGGCAACGTGATCAACACTTGGGCCGATGTTCTGAACAGAGCTAACCTTGGTTTTGAAGTCATGCACGAGCGCAATGCTCACAACTTCCCTCTGGACCTAGCTTCCATGGAATCTACAACTGTTGCTCTGACTGCTCCAGTCATCAACGGCTAATCACGACCTTCTAATGGGACAACTTTAGTTCTCTCGACAATTAGATAAGTGATTAATGAAATCCCGCCCTCAATTGAGGGCGGGATTTTTCCGTTGATTATAAATCCCCACGCTTTAGTCGGAGTCCGATATGGCTTCCACTCCGAAAGAAGGCTGGCGAGTTGGTGAATAAGGCAGTGAGTTACAGGCTCAAGGCCGAGCGCGAAGCTTGTAAAGTTCCGTGGATCTACTCAGGGGGAGTGCTAAAGCAGAGGTTAAGCTAATAAAAACCCCTAGCGGTGAGGCCAGGGGAGATCTAGTTATTTGGGGAACGCTGGGATTTAGTCTGACTCAATCGCATCTTTGAGATGGAAGCTCTAGAAAGCGCTTGAGTTGTCCTTAAATCTGCGTTACATCATCAGTGTTCCCACTTTGATCTCCGATCTAACAGATTGGAGAAATTTTTTTGCTGGAGACTGTGACGATAGCGGAGCGTGAAGAGTGGCAAGCTATTCCAATAATCTGCTTCCTTAAGACCTTAGCTTGGGCTTTCGTTCGTTTCTTGCTTTGCGATCGCAACAGGTATAGCAGTACCCGGCTGAGTTAAAACAGTTCTTCTTTGGCATAGATGAGTTTGAGCCAGTTTTGTGTCCTAATCAGTACTTGTACCGCGACAAGCCCAAGTTTGCCGAAGTCAACGAGCACTATTCTTGTCTCCATCGTCTGTCCCCGAGGAGAGCGGAGAGTCTGTGAGCCTTAGGCTCGTTTGTCTCAATACCTAAGCCGACCCCAGCACTTTTGCTCGAGAATTGCTAATCGTTTGGGGTTGAAACGATGAAAGAATCACGGTCCCTGAAGTATCAATGACAACCGCACGGACGCGTCGTCCGCGAGTGAAATCATGCAGTCGCCCATTCTCTTTCGCCGCAGCGATCAGCCGTTTAACCGGCATCGACTCAGGACTGATAATCGCGATGATCGAATTACCGCGAATCATCTTGTTGAATCCCAGATTAAATAACGAATTCCCCATAACCCCTGTCTCACAGGCCCAATAGGCCCCTAAACAACCCCACCACTAATTCTTTTAACAAATAAAAACCGCATCTCTCTCAGTGAGATTACCGAGAGATAGATTAAGCTTGATGAAGATAAAAAACAGTGAAGCGCATATACGGAGTAAGGCGCAGGATAATGCCCATCAACCTATGAAACGTGGCGATAGGGTCGGTGTGTGTAGTACTTTGGGCACGAATCAAGGCGAATATGTAGCCAAGAGACGCCTAATCCTGAAGTGCTGATCCAGAGAGGCTCGCCGTCGATTGTCTCTAGGTGGTACGAAATTGCTTCACTCAGGCTTTGCCATAAAATGTCTGTGCGTAGATGAGGGGCATTACGAACAAAAATTGCCAGGTGTGCGTGGGTAGAGAGTGGTTCTGCAGGGCAGGGAGCCATCAGTAAAGCATCACCCCCAAGATTGGAAAAAAGACAGATCTCTGTCCCAGCTTCCTGGCGCTCGAACTGCTGAGAAAAAGGGCGTGGATTCGCCACCATGCCGGTTAATGCAGGGGCGTTCACGATCACGCATTCCCATGCCTTCAGTCGTGTGCTTTTGGTAATTGGGGGTGTTTCCCAAAAAAAGGCAGCGTAGGGAGACTGAACGAACACGTTCGTCGTCAAATCACGGAAATCTGAGTCATTTTGCCAAAAATCAATCACCTGTTGCCAAGTGAGGCGCAGATTGGGTTTGCTGTGAGCAGCAAACTGTAGCCGTAGTGTTTGACCCCGATCTAAGCGTTGGCTGTAGGCGACAAAACGACCCTCGGGAGACTGAAGAAAAAGCTCATGCTGCAGTGACATTCCGTTAATAGTTCCGAAGAACGATCGTGATGTTCCAAAGCTATCAGCTTTTCTTCTCCGAGCGTGAACTTCGAGACTGCCCCTTCTCAGCATCGAGGTTGTGAGGTTTAAGGGATGCAGGCCCGTGTTTTAATGGGCGGTTGCCTCAAACCTTTCCGCGAATCTACTGCTTATTAAGTCCCCAATCGTAGTCAAGGTACTTAACCTCATAGTCGCCTTGTTCTAGATATGCTTTA is from Acaryochloris thomasi RCC1774 and encodes:
- a CDS encoding extracellular matrix/biofilm biosynthesis regulator RemA family protein is translated as MGNSLFNLGFNKMIRGNSIIAIISPESMPVKRLIAAAKENGRLHDFTRGRRVRAVVIDTSGTVILSSFQPQTISNSRAKVLGSA
- a CDS encoding DUF6940 family protein encodes the protein MSLQHELFLQSPEGRFVAYSQRLDRGQTLRLQFAAHSKPNLRLTWQQVIDFWQNDSDFRDLTTNVFVQSPYAAFFWETPPITKSTRLKAWECVIVNAPALTGMVANPRPFSQQFERQEAGTEICLFSNLGGDALLMAPCPAEPLSTHAHLAIFVRNAPHLRTDILWQSLSEAISYHLETIDGEPLWISTSGLGVSWLHIRLDSCPKYYTHRPYRHVS